The proteins below come from a single Gordonia sp. X0973 genomic window:
- the fdxA gene encoding ferredoxin has product MTYVIALPCVDVKDRACVEECPVDCIYEGSRSLYIHPDECVDCGACEPVCPVEAIFYEDDLPDEWTDYQSDNADFFEKVLPGQGQPLGSPGGAAKTGVVPADAPLVASLPAEVNTAG; this is encoded by the coding sequence ATGACCTACGTCATCGCCCTGCCCTGCGTCGACGTCAAGGACCGCGCCTGCGTCGAGGAATGCCCCGTCGACTGCATCTACGAGGGCTCGCGCAGCCTCTACATCCACCCGGACGAGTGCGTCGACTGCGGCGCGTGCGAACCCGTGTGCCCGGTGGAGGCGATCTTCTACGAGGACGACCTGCCCGACGAGTGGACCGACTACCAGAGCGACAACGCCGACTTCTTCGAGAAGGTGCTCCCCGGCCAGGGCCAGCCGTTGGGCTCACCCGGCGGTGCCGCCAAGACCGGCGTGGTGCCGGCCGACGCGCCACTCGTCGCGTCGCTGCCCGCCGAGGTGAACACGGCCGGGTAG